The Scytonema hofmannii PCC 7110 DNA window TACCCTTGCCTGAATTCATTGATTCGGATTGGGTTAAAGAAGTGACAGTTCGTCCTTGTTACGGTCAGTTGTGGATTGATTGGGTTATCGATGACGGTAAACAGATTGTTGAAATTAATCCCAATCTTGATTACACCCAAGCATGGAGTTTTGACCACGGTGGAAATAACTGGCTAACAGGTGTTTCAACACTGGGACAAAGCTTAATCATTGATGGGAGAAAGTTAAGTTCAATGAATCAAGCTTATTGTCGGATTGTTGCCAAATATAAGCAGGGAAAGTCTGATTTCTACTGGGATTCAAATCTTGATAGGATTCAACGCAAACGCAATAATCAGATGCGTGATGCTATTAATAAAGCAGCAAGATTCATTATTAATCGATGTCTTGCTGATGGTATTGGAAATCTTATTATCGGTTGGAATGAAGGGCAGAAAAATGGTTCCGATATGGGCAAGCGTGGGAACCAAAATTTTGTGCCAATCCCGACTGCTAGATTGATTGAACGGCTTA harbors:
- a CDS encoding IS200/IS605 family accessory protein TnpB-related protein, yielding PLPEFIDSDWVKEVTVRPCYGQLWIDWVIDDGKQIVEINPNLDYTQAWSFDHGGNNWLTGVSTLGQSLIIDGRKLSSMNQAYCRIVAKYKQGKSDFYWDSNLDRIQRKRNNQMRDAINKAARFIINRCLADGIGNLIIGWNEGQKNGSDMGKRGNQNFVPIPTARLIERLKQLCPEYGIVLTITEESYTSKSSFLDDDFLPTFGEKPDGWKPSGERIERGLYKTKKGFLINADCNGAANIAKKVATQLGLVLVKVGRAVLSLPHRYDLFRDLKNSFRNTLRSASLEHGVTTM